A region from the Aeromicrobium choanae genome encodes:
- a CDS encoding FecCD family ABC transporter permease: MTRTLTRTPVTREPAPSPTTRLVLRNRLVAWRLEARVAVFALVATLVGAGLAVVALTIGDYGLAPSQVLRALAGDGSDPLAEFFVREQRAPRVVCALLVGAALGVSGAIIQQVSDNPLGSPDIVGFTIGAATGALIQITLLGGGPDATAPAALVGGLVTAAVVGALAWQGGRHGGVPGVRLVLVGIGVAAVLQAVNTLLVVRADLSAAQDAAHWLAGSFNAMTWQDVARLGLVLAVVAPFTAALARTLPVLALGDDAARGVGVRVEPSRLGLVVCGVVLVAAATAVAGPIAFIALAAPQLARRITRTAGSGLASAALMGAALTLASDIVAQRLFAPTQLPVGVVSGSLGGLYLIWLLTREKR, translated from the coding sequence GTGACCCGCACCCTGACGCGCACCCCGGTGACCCGAGAGCCCGCACCGAGCCCGACCACCCGTCTCGTCCTGCGCAACCGGCTCGTCGCCTGGCGGCTCGAGGCGCGGGTGGCGGTGTTCGCGCTCGTCGCGACGCTCGTCGGCGCCGGCCTCGCCGTCGTGGCGCTGACGATCGGCGACTACGGTCTCGCCCCGTCCCAGGTGCTGCGGGCCCTGGCCGGGGACGGGAGCGACCCGCTGGCCGAGTTCTTCGTGCGCGAGCAGCGAGCGCCGCGCGTGGTGTGCGCCCTGCTCGTGGGCGCGGCGCTCGGCGTGTCCGGCGCGATCATCCAGCAGGTGTCGGACAACCCGCTGGGAAGTCCGGACATCGTGGGCTTCACGATCGGCGCGGCGACCGGCGCCCTGATCCAGATCACGCTGCTGGGCGGAGGTCCTGACGCGACCGCGCCTGCGGCCCTCGTCGGAGGTCTCGTCACCGCCGCGGTCGTCGGGGCGCTGGCGTGGCAGGGCGGCAGGCACGGCGGCGTGCCCGGCGTGAGGCTCGTCCTGGTCGGGATCGGCGTCGCCGCCGTCCTGCAGGCCGTCAACACGCTGCTCGTCGTGCGGGCCGACCTGTCGGCCGCGCAGGACGCCGCCCACTGGCTCGCGGGATCGTTCAACGCGATGACCTGGCAGGACGTCGCGCGGCTGGGCCTGGTCCTCGCGGTCGTCGCGCCGTTCACCGCCGCCCTCGCCCGGACCCTCCCCGTCCTCGCGCTCGGCGACGACGCGGCCCGCGGTGTCGGCGTACGCGTCGAGCCCTCGCGGCTGGGCCTGGTCGTGTGCGGAGTCGTCCTCGTCGCGGCGGCCACCGCGGTCGCCGGACCGATCGCCTTCATCGCGCTGGCCGCGCCGCAGCTGGCTCGCAGGATCACCCGCACGGCCGGCTCCGGCCTGGCCTCGGCCGCGCTGATGGGCGCCGCGCTGACGCTGGCCAGCGACATCGTCGCCCAACGACTCTTCGCCCCGACCCAGCTGCCGGTGGGCGTCGTCTCCGGCTCCCTCGGGGGCCTGTACCTGATCTGGCTGCTCACGAGGGAGAAGCGATGA